A portion of the Equus quagga isolate Etosha38 chromosome 17, UCLA_HA_Equagga_1.0, whole genome shotgun sequence genome contains these proteins:
- the C17H11orf91 gene encoding uncharacterized protein C11orf91 homolog yields the protein MPKGRRGSQSPTMSQRPAPPLYFPSLYDRGVSSSPLSDFNIWKKLFVPLKAGGAPAGGAAGGRALPQAAPAPVPPPPPGLGPRSERPCPPPWPSGLASIPYEPLRFFYSPPPGPEVAASALAPGPTTPGLASASHPEELCELEIRIKELELLTITGDGFDSQRYKFLKALKDEKLQGLKTRQPAKKPASLS from the exons ATGCCGAAGGGGCGGCGCGGCAGCCAGAGCCCCACGATGAGCCAgcggccggccccgcccctctACTTCCCGTCCCTCTACGACCGCGGCGTCTCTTCGTCCCCGCTCAGCGACTTCAACATCTGGAAGAAGCTCTTCGTGCCGCTGAAGGCGGGCGGGGCACCAgcgggcggggcggcggggggtCGGGCCCTGCCCCAGGCGGCCCCGGCCCCAGtgcccccgccgccgcccggccTGGGCCCCCGCAGCGAGCgcccctgccccccgccctggCCCTCCGGCCTGGCCTCCATCCCCTACGAGCCTCTGCGCTTCTTCTACTCGCCGCCGCCGGGGCCCGAGGtggctgcctctgctctggccCCAGGCCCCACGACCCCTGGGCTGGCTTCTGCCTCCCACCCCGAGGAGCTGTGTGAGCTGGAGATCCGGATTAAGGAGCTGGAGCTGCTCACCATCACTGGGGACGGTTTCGACTCCCAGCGCT ATAAATTCTTGAAGGCGCTGAAAGATGAGAAGTTACAAGGACTGAAGACCAGGCAGCCTGCAAAGAAGCCGGCCTCTCTCTCCTGA